GTTCTTCCTTTGATCATCCTGAGGGTGCTGCTTGAGCTTTTGACATCTAAAAAAGATAGTTTAAGAGTGTCTTGATTTAGAGATGAAGGAAATAGAGGCCTACACCAGACAAAAAACCTTGTTTCCccacattttttaattgatttactTTGTTCTGTAGGTCTGAGATGTTATCAACAGGTGTCGAGAGAATTATTGAGCAGGTCATTGAACCCAAGATGCAGCATGTATTCAGACCACAGATAGAAAAGGTATGTACGAAACGTGTGAGTTAAGTTCAGGAATACTACACTGAGCCATAGAGGCGACAACCTCAGTTGTGCTGGGTCTTGTTGCCCGGTGCCCCTCGTCATGTTGTTAGTGCTCCTTCAAAACATTCCTGTTGACTCTTTCTACTGAACATGCCCTCTGCATAATGAAAATGACCATGCCTCTGCAATGGTCACCGGATTCAAAGTACTGGTGTTCAGTGACAAAGTGTGGGTTTGGTCCCTGTCATGGTACATGTGTCTTGCCAAACACTTGACCATAATTGTGGTGTCCTTctgatgggatgtaaagctgtagATTCTgtgttttacaaaatgaaagaacccagtacagAGGTTGCCACAGTGTTACTGGCTGGCTGGCAGAAAATTGGAAAATTGAATCCATCTGCAAAGTTAAAAATGTTTGCCATTGAGGAAGTTTTTCGTCTTTGGTCTTTACTCGGGTCTGTTGCTAAATCCAGATCGTGATTTTACTTTGATTGATGTTTGCAGGTTGTGGATGAATTCATGGGTCCTGGGAAAGATAAGGAAGTAGAGAATGTCAAGAAAGATCTCGCAGCAACGTCTGGATGGCAGAGTGAGTAGGAATCTAAACTAAGAAGTTAATACAATTCACTTTCCGtttcatttgaatttgttttatgtatCTTCTGAGCGAAAAACTCGTGTGAATTAACGCAATTATAAACTTCTTTATTTGACTACTTCTTCAGGTGGTTCACATCTAACATCAGCACCTGTTCCACCAGACCTGCCCCCAGAAGTACACACCCCAGCCCCACCACTGCCTCCATCAGAGCCACCCGCCGCACCTCCTGAGGCCCCACCGGAGGCACCCCCTGAAGCACCCCCGGACTCTCCGCCCGAAGAACCTGAGCTTCCCTCCAAAGGTTTTTCTCTTGGAACCTCACCAAAAGTTTCCCCAGCCACCGATGGGAGCATCACACCAACCTTACAGTCCGGTGGCAATACGCCTTCCTCTACATCGAGCAAGGGGCGAGAAACACCAAACTTACTTAAGAAGTATCCTGGAAATTCCCCTTTAGCGTCAGCTGATATCAAAGGAGATAAGAAATTGGACTCAATTGAAGGTGGATTTAAAATGACAAGCCAAACAACTAAAGCTCAAGCCAGTAAGAATGTAATCCTTAAAGACCAAAATGTGAAGAAACTCCCCGGAAAGGATGGGCTGCAAAAGTCACAACCCACCAAGATGGTTAAAAAGGTTGAGCTATGcttgaaagaaaaaccaaaacaactaGCTGCCGGTGCAAAACTTACAGACGGTATTAAGACTGCAGATAAACCCAAAGTTCCTAGTCCTGGCAAACCTGCTGATCAAAAactcaaaacagttgctgaTATTAAAGACAAGTCGCTATTGAAAGACAAAGATGTGATACTTTCTCAAGGGGCAGTTAAAAAAGAGTCACAAAATATGACACACCCATTAGAAATAAAATCGGACAACAAAGGCTCTTCCAGTCAACTTGTTCAGGTGAAAGAGACAGAGAATGTAAAACCAGTGGTGATGAGTGCTCAAGAATTTTGGAAAAAGACCCAGAATATTCTACCTGTTGTGGAATCAAATTTGAATTCTACATCAGACGAGCCAAAGGATGAAACAGTGACTGACATGGATATTGACATTGCAGGAGATGAAAACCTAGAATTGCCAACAGGAAATGATGAGTCAGACGGTGAGAGCGGACTGTCGGATATATCTGTGAGTTCCGTCCACACCAGTGACTTGTCCTCATTTGATGGAGGTATCAGTTCTACTTCCTCAAGTTCTAGTCTCGATTCCAGCAGTGATGAGGAGGAGACTGGACTGAAGCTGGTCTTGAAGAAAagtaagtttacattttgttgaaaatctgtcATTAATCCTCTCCTCGCTTTGGAGGGAAAAAATCCTGTCCTGATCTGGCGTTGTAGGCCTCAAATTTACCCactgcacccacagcaattgcttgGGTGCCCtcgggtgcgttttggcggtcagAACCAATACCTGTTTCGGTTGAAATTGCCATGGGTTAATCCaatgatttttaaattattgttactCTTTATTCAGCGAACAAAACTGCAAATGTGTGTCCATCAGACAGTGATTCTGAGGCACCTTCAGAGGGTCCATCTGAAATGAACATCAGTACGGACACCAGCAGGCCAGCATCCGTCTCGTCGGATAGAGCCTCCTCCTTAAAGAGGTCTCCTAAGGGTCAGACAGCATCTGGAAGAGCCTTGGCTATCAGCCGTTACCATGGAGATAGTGAAGATGAAGATTCAAGGTTGGAGAGACGAAAGAAAGCTGTgagtttcaaaataaaatatttgactcGGTGAAAAGAGATAACAATCTAGATCTAGCCAAGACGTCTTAAAAACAGCACCGTTATAAAGATGTTCTGCTTATGAAGAATAATAAGGAAGCTTTCAACTGCattgcatgctacaggaccactttggaaGCACACAAGTTATTAtcaaacattgtcttacgatcaacatgtgaacattcaaatgtgaatgtcTTTTTTCTCATGGAGATTGCCTCGTGTGTTGAATACTTTGCGATATCTCAAAACGATTAATGATGATTTTTGTCTGTTTTCTCTCTAGGCCATGGCTAAGGAGGAGAGAGCTCAAAGAAGACAGATGGCAAAAGAGGAGAGGGAAAAGTTCATCAGGGTGACAAGACAGAAACGGGTTATTGATTCGGAAAGTCTCGAAGGTATGCTGTTGATTGTCTGTAGCTGTCTTTGCAAAGGACTTTTTTCTGTAAAACTATACAAGGCTctgaaaaatgtaaacaaacaagtcGAGTATACATGTAAAACAGTCTGGGTAAATTTCATCTTGGTTTACTTCTTTGAGCCGCACGGTTAGTTTAACCGACCAACCCTAGGTAGCCCGAGGTTGTGTACTCCCCATGGAGTTGAAAAAAGATGAcaggaatattcattttggtttttacccataaacaccgatgtgtgtaagcactgtacactcagtgctttccagcattctgtgaaaacaaatcacaggcatattactcggttgggattcgaacctacaaccttttcgattctagagcagtgtcataccaactagaccaccgagattacctggtggctagaggcagtttgattcctatgttttagcagtgggtactgcaaatgatttaatagatgttaaatttgcattggggataaagaatatttacgctggtttttacccatatacaggaatgttattggcccaatgactagGGCACCAATGTAAGGCGCATTGATATCTTATTGTAGGCCGGCCTATAAAAGAACTAGTTAGTGTTTGCACATTTTTAGTACCGGGCAATGCTAAGGTTAAATAAAGTTAACATTGTCTGAATACAAACACTTTCAATTTGACATACTTTCAAAAACCCTGCATTGTCATCACtttgaaatttatatttttcagAATCATCAGATTCAAAGAAGGATAAGCGAGAGGAGGCAGTGTCCCCGACCAAAGCCACCAAGAAGCAGCTCAAGGAGCAGAAGATTTTAGAAAAGAAACGAGAAGTGCGACGTAGACGATCACTGAATAAACGCTACTTCTCTGATGAGTTCTCCTCATCACTGCAAGGATTGAAGGTGAGTTCTAGACTTCGCTGACCGAGGCCCAGTTTCtgaaagcctgtaagcataaaaacttgctaagcacagaaactcttgctaaacagaaactgCTTTCCAACCTAAGTTCCGTAAAGTTGACATTGTTGGAACTGGTGCTTtacttattttttgcttagcaatcaaatttgctaagcagtattttctgattTATAAATTGGGCGTAGGACATCGAACATTGGGATGGGATGTTGCTTTTGTGTAGCAGttgaactagccagccagacCACAAGTGAATATTGACTTATCCTCAGAGATTTAACTGGCATAAGGCCAGCAGACCTTAAGATAGAGGGATAACAAGATACAGGTAGGGAATTCCAAAGTGCGAGGGGAAAAGCTATCTCACATTTGATTTGGTACAGAGGTGATGAAAAACACTCATGGTGactttgtgttttcttaaaatcCTTTACAGGAGACAGTATCTCAGCTTGAACAAGAAGAAAGAGAAAACCAAGAGAACCCATCACAGCCCGAGATCATTCCATACCAGCCGTTCATTCCCAAAGAGAAGCTTCAGTGCTTCCATCTAGTCTACCGTGAGCGTCGGGAGCCTCAGGTCAAGTGTCATCATCTCCTCAACCTCGGACTCAGCGGTGAGCAGCAGAGGAAACTCAGCACCCGCAAACGCAAAGAGAGGAAAGATTCCAAAGTTGCCAAGTTTTCATTCATGCAAGCCAAGGCTGCTGCAGCTGCAGGTGTCTCCGGTGAGGGCAAGCCTACTGCTGCAGATAAACACCAGATTGTTGCTGCTGCAGTTGTCTCTGGTGAGGGCAAGCCGACTGCTGCAGATAAACACCAGATTGTTGCTGCTGCAGTTGTCTCCGGTGAGGGCAAGCCGACTGCTGCAGATAAACACCAGGTTGTTGCTGCTGCAGGTGTCTCCAGTGAGGGCAAGCCGACTGCTGCAGATAAACACCAGGTTGTTGCTGCTGCAGGTGTCTCCGGTGAGGGCAAGCCGACTGCTGCAGATAAACACCAGGTTGTTGCTGCTGCAGGTGTCTCCGGTGAGGGCAAGCCGACTGCTGCAGATAAACACCAGGTTGTTGCTGCTGCAGGTGTCTCCGGTGAGGGCAAGCCGACTGCTGCAGATAAACACCAGGTTGTTGAGAAGCAGCTGCTGCAGAAACAGAGTCAACCCCAACAGCAAGAGGTGGAACCGAAGCATCAACTTAAACCAGAGAAGCTTGAACAACAAGAAGTACAAGAGCAGAAACAACATCAGCAAGATCAGGAGAAACAACAAGAACCTGTTTGTGTTCAGCAAGAAATCAGCGAGGAGACTGTGAAACCGAATCTACCGTCAAAAGAAACTCCTACTGAACAGTTAGAGGCTACTGAAAAACCCCTTCAAACTATTGAACAAACTGAAGAAATAATTCCAACTGATGTTAATGAAGATCAACAATCCATTGAAATGCAGGAAAAGTTGGCTGAAATTGTGGAGGATGTTAAGATAGATGAGGAGGTACAGCCGGGTGTAAAGTTTGAGAATGTTGGAGAAATAATACATGTAAGGGTGGAATCGGAGAATGGGGACAATGTGGAGATGCAAGAAGAGCAAGATGAAGGACAAGATGGAGTCAAGGAGAATGAGAAAGCAGATGAAGGAAACCATGAAATAACAACTCAGCAGGAGAAACCAGAAGGAGAGCCTGTTATAACCAGCCCAGAATCATCACAGGGTATGAAGGATGAAGCAGATGCTAGACCGACTGTAGACGCTCTTGATGAGGCAAAACCAGCTAAAGATATTTGTAGCCGAGACGATACAAAGAAGGATGAGACCAACCAGATTGCTGCTACCATTGAAAAACTGATTGAGCAAGCAGAAACTCAACAAGAAGAAGTTGTTCCCAACACCGATTCCATACCCATCCAGCAAGTCGTTGAGCCAGCTGCGGTGGAAGACGCCAAAGAGCCCCAAGAAGAGAGCACATGCGACGACAACCCACCAACTCCCACACAAGATGAGCCTGCTATTTATTCTGCGTCAGATTCCGAGTCTGAGGAGCAAAGCGACAAAGGTTCATCGATACCCATCTACACGGTCCACAGTCCGAAACACCTGCCCCTGGGGTCTATCTTCAAGCTGAGTCAGACCTCCCTACAAGAAGCCAAACCTGTTGGCAGTAAGGTTGGTGAGGTCAGGGTACAGTCTACAGAGAGCAATGTATCTGGCACGGATGATACTAAGAACCTTTCGGAAGCAAGTCCTAAATCTGGCAGTGAGGATTCTCAGGGGGCTACTGAGAGCACCCAAGAGAGTCACAAACCAGATTCCAGTGAGACTCTGACAGAGGAACCAAGCACCAGCGACATTTCAGAACCGAACCAGCGAGAGAGTCGCTACGGGACCCGACCTAAACGCCACGCAGTCTCTCCACGGGACTCCCTTGATGATGATTACCATTACTACGGCCAATCCAAGCGTAGACGCTACTCCCAGTCCCCCGTGTCCCAGGAAGAGCCGGTCAAGACAGGGCGATCTGTCACCAGGAGAATGTCTTCAGATAGCGGTAAGTCCGAAGGAACCACTCGGGAGACGCCAGACAAACCCACGCGTCCTTCTCGCCAGCGGCACATTTCACCACCCCACCGATACTCTCCGAGTGACACCAGGTCCTCCCAGAGAAGGGCCTCAACGTCATCACCACACCCACCCGCAGCTCCTAGTGCGTCTACAAAACCAAGTAGGCGTGGCTCCTCACCTTCTTCCCATGAGCACTTCACTAGACGCTCTTCCTCTAGAGAGGAGGTGAAGCGTGGTAATCGCTATTCCGATATGTATTATTACAATGATCGCGGAGCCCGCAATCAACCTTCAACGAGGGACAGGGGAAGAGCTGCAGAAGCTGTCAGTAGCCGTCGCTCGTCTCGGAGATCAGTAGATGATAGAACAGGCAGTCAGACTAAACGAAGGAAGTAGTGATTACAATGTATACATTTATGTCTTAAACATTTACTCTTGTGGGTTGGGATGGGTTTTGCAATAAGACATTTGCGTGtttgatttgaatattgtctggtacgaTGACGTGCTTTATCAGAAGTTAGGCTTATATTTAAATTCCTCAGACTAGAGACAGCGGCTATGTGACttgattcggggcaagcttttctgtagttacgtaagagacggtgaacacccataaacaattctgaatgaatgtgtatggcacatCTAGAGGTTACTACACAAAGCTTgcccccgaaccatttgacatagcaactgtctctgtagtctgaggaattcaaatgtaagcggtacattgtgactaagcaagtcattgtaccagacattagtTAAATCCAACTTGCGAATGGCTTTGGCAAGAAGCAAATtgtgtatagtttttgaggCATCGCATGGTTAGTCATCAATGTAttcagtttgcggtaacaccatgtgcgtaTCTACTTTGCTGCGTACATTTAATtatactgccgtggagtagattatGTTTGTCAGACCCTTATCACCAGTGATTCAACCGCACCTTGAGCATTCTGCCAATTGTTTGTCCAACGACGTCATCTTGACATTCAAGATTACATATTTATCAATAAAATGCATGGACTGTTTCGAAAAAAGCACAAGTAATAATTCAAGAAATGTATTGGAAAGAAGCTCAACACTGTTGGTGGCGTGCCATCAGATCTTTTTTCATGTTGTGAAATTTTACAAGTTAAGAATTACTGTTAAATAAAATAGCAATTGGATCAATATCACTGCAGATGAATATTTAACCGATGTAACAGTTAATCTTCTACTtagcaggacccaatttcatggaaataggtgaacacaaaacaatttgatttCTTTAACAATTTGAACAGAAATGTGACAATCCAAATACCATGTCATTTGTAGACTGCTGAAAAACCACTCCCAACACTTGAAAATCTTGAAGAAGTTGTTCCGTCTGATGTCAATGAAGATCAGCAATCTAtttaaataaaagcaaaaattgttaaattttccAAGTTAAGAATCCTGTGAAATAAAATAGCCATTGAACCATAACACTGTAGATGGAAACTTAACTGGTGTTAAATTCAACTTCCATTGGGTTCTCTTTATGTTTCATATCTATTCCTAACGGAAAATTTGGGAAAGAACACCCAATCTTGATTTTGCAAGTGGAAAGAATTATTCCTTGGAAGGTTGAGTACGATTGTTAAttgaaaaattatgttttcACTTCACCGGCAAACTTATTGTTAGTTTTAACTTTTGCCAAATTATAAACAACATAAGAAGTGAAATACCAGTTGTGAAAATGTTGTGTTCAATGGAACAGttcccttttaaaaaataaatttatttattaaaacgaATTTGTCCTCGATACTGGAGTGAATGATGCACCACTCTGTTAATGGGAAGTTTGATTCACTTTCAATTATCAATTATATGAGCTCCACGCATTTCTTTGCTTAGGAATGAAATTtactaagcaattttgttttgcttaacagctttatgaatttgggcccagatcaCTGTTCAACTACCATGTTTATGTAGTTAATATTGAGTagatacaatttgttttgatatgCATACCAAACATTTTGTGTCTAAACTTTACTACGACAGACAAATCCTTTATTTTAGATCAACACTAAGGTATCAAAGGTGGTGCACTGACTTTGGGTAGACAGGACAGGTACCAGgagcaccaatgccaagaccaaTGCAATAATGCTCCTCTGTCTTgtccccttaaaggcactggacactattggtaattactcaaaataattgttcgcataaaaacttactcagtatcaggcaatggagagttgttgatagtataaaacattgtgagaaacggctccctctgaagtaacgtagttttcaagaaagaagtaattttccacaaatttgactttgagacctcagaattagattttgaggtctcaaaatcacgcatctgaaatcacacaactgggTATAACTGGTCCTCTGTCTCGTCCCCTTAACAAGTAAAGCCAAAGAATCTCAAGGTTAATGGATCTGCTTCGAATATCCTCATCAGagtaaaaatataatttttttaaatactgctTTTGAGTCAGTTTTACTTTTACATTTgtaaagtattgtaatattattatcaacTAAACAAGGTACCAATTTTCCAATGTGGAGTTTACGTTAAACGTGGAAAATAGTTTACGTTCAGTGAAAACAAACTGTTTGGTTTATTGTCTATATTAAATACAGATTATAAGCCATGATTTTTGTTCCGTCAAGTTTTTGTGAcaatacttttgtttaaaaaaagtagtaataataaaaagtgaATAAATAACTAGCACTggtatgcatttcataacgagCTGAGTGTCTTTATCTTCTGCTACATGATTCATAAGATAATAATTTGTACATAACTGGTGTATTTGTCATCACCAAAGATAATAGAGCACCGAAGGCACAAGATGCGGAACTTGTGCTGAAACATGAAATCCCACCGaacgccatttcggcaagtaggTTTTTAatacaacaatagatcagtgcagataatgaccattcctatcaatgggaaacaaaacattcacttgctgaattGGCGCCCATGtgtatttcacgttccaacaatagataaagcttcagttccttATCTCGCGTCTTCGGAAAGAGAGTTGGCAACTCTGTTGGTGCTTTACCTCTAAAAGGCTCAAAACTTGAAGTAAGGTTGAGTAAAAaatcacttaaaggaacacgttgccttggatcggacgagttggtctattaaaagcgtttgaaaccgtttgttatgaaatgcatatggttagaaagatgttttaaaagtagaatataatgatccacacaagtatcacttgaaattgcagggttttccttttacgtcacgaactataacggtcggccatttatgccTGGCAGACTGTgatagtcgacagggtaaaaagaaaaccgtgcaatttcgaggcatatttgtgtagatcattgtattctacttttacaatatctttctaaccatatgcattttacaacaaacggttacagaacgattttcaaagaccaactcgacagatccaaggcaacgtgttcctttaatactaaACGCAAAGTCAGGCAAATCCAAGTTCTCTTATGGTCTAGGCACAGTCATGCAAGTTTCTTTTTGAGAAGGCAtttttcactttgcaaagggcatgtTCATCAAATCttagtctatgggaaacttttgatggggcaccaGGGCCACGGCAATTtcagaggccatggtctccatgtaattccagacGTGTGGCGTAGGTGCTAAGAAAGATTCGTAAAATTCATGAACATTGCATGAC
The sequence above is drawn from the Asterias rubens chromosome 9, eAstRub1.3, whole genome shotgun sequence genome and encodes:
- the LOC117294606 gene encoding biorientation of chromosomes in cell division protein 1-like 1 isoform X2: MANTSTSGADPAMVDKIANHLKSQGIFDQFRRDCLEDVDTKPAYQNLRQKVESYVSTFLSKVKWEPKMNKNQLRDSLRRQINQSEMLSTGVERIIEQVIEPKMQHVFRPQIEKVVDEFMGPGKDKEVENVKKDLAATSGWQSGSHLTSAPVPPDLPPEVHTPAPPLPPSEPPAAPPEAPPEAPPEAPPDSPPEEPELPSKGFSLGTSPKVSPATDGSITPTLQSGGNTPSSTSSKGRETPNLLKKYPGNSPLASADIKGDKKLDSIEGGFKMTSQTTKAQASKNVILKDQNVKKLPGKDGLQKSQPTKMVKKVELCLKEKPKQLAAGAKLTDGIKTADKPKVPSPGKPADQKLKTVADIKDKSLLKDKDVILSQGAVKKESQNMTHPLEIKSDNKGSSSQLVQVKETENVKPVVMSAQEFWKKTQNILPVVESNLNSTSDEPKDETVTDMDIDIAGDENLELPTGNDESDGESGLSDISVSSVHTSDLSSFDGGISSTSSSSSLDSSSDEEETGLKLVLKKTNKTANVCPSDSDSEAPSEGPSEMNISTDTSRPASVSSDRASSLKRSPKGQTASGRALAISRYHGDSEDEDSRLERRKKAAMAKEERAQRRQMAKEEREKFIRVTRQKRVIDSESLEESSDSKKDKREEAVSPTKATKKQLKEQKILEKKREVRRRRSLNKRYFSDEFSSSLQGLKETVSQLEQEERENQENPSQPEIIPYQPFIPKEKLQCFHLVYRERREPQVKCHHLLNLGLSGEQQRKLSTRKRKERKDSKVAKFSFMQAKAAAAAGVSGEGKPTAADKHQIVAAAVVSGEGKPTAADKHQIVAAAVVSGEGKPTAADKHQVVAAAGVSSEGKPTAADKHQVVAAAGVSGEGKPTAADKHQVVAAAGVSGEGKPTAADKHQVVEKQLLQKQSQPQQQEVEPKHQLKPEKLEQQEVQEQKQHQQDQEKQQEPVCVQQEISEETVKPNLPSKETPTEQLEATEKPLQTIEQTEEIIPTDVNEDQQSIEMQEKLAEIVEDVKIDEEVQPGVKFENVGEIIHVRVESENGDNVEMQEEQDEGQDGVKENEKADEGNHEITTQQEKPEGEPVITSPESSQGMKDEADARPTVDALDEAKPAKDICSRDDTKKDETNQIAATIEKLIEQAETQQEEVVPNTDSIPIQQVVEPAAVEDAKEPQEESTCDDNPPTPTQDEPAIYSASDSESEEQSDKGSSIPIYTVHSPKHLPLGSIFKLSQTSLQEAKPVGSKVGEVRVQSTESNVSGTDDTKNLSEASPKSGSEDSQGATESTQESHKPDSSETLTEEPSTSDISEPNQRESRYGTRPKRHAVSPRDSLDDDYHYYGQSKRRRYSQSPVSQEEPVKTGRSVTRRMSSDSGKSEGTTRETPDKPTRPSRQRHISPPHRYSPSDTRSSQRRASTSSPHPPAAPSASTKPSRRGSSPSSHEHFTRRSSSREEVKRGNRYSDMYYYNDRGARNQPSTRDRGRAAEAVSSRRSSRRSVDDRTGSQTKRRK
- the LOC117294606 gene encoding biorientation of chromosomes in cell division protein 1-like 1 isoform X1: MANTSTSGADPAMVDKIANHLKSQGIFDQFRRDCLEDVDTKPAYQNLRQKVESYVSTFLSKVKWEPKMNKNQLRDSLRRQINQSEMLSTGVERIIEQVIEPKMQHVFRPQIEKVVDEFMGPGKDKEVENVKKDLAATSGWQSGSHLTSAPVPPDLPPEVHTPAPPLPPSEPPAAPPEAPPEAPPEAPPDSPPEEPELPSKGFSLGTSPKVSPATDGSITPTLQSGGNTPSSTSSKGRETPNLLKKYPGNSPLASADIKGDKKLDSIEGGFKMTSQTTKAQASKNVILKDQNVKKLPGKDGLQKSQPTKMVKKVELCLKEKPKQLAAGAKLTDGIKTADKPKVPSPGKPADQKLKTVADIKDKSLLKDKDVILSQGAVKKESQNMTHPLEIKSDNKGSSSQLVQVKETENVKPVVMSAQEFWKKTQNILPVVESNLNSTSDEPKDETVTDMDIDIAGDENLELPTGNDESDGESGLSDISVSSVHTSDLSSFDGGISSTSSSSSLDSSSDEEETGLKLVLKKTNKTANVCPSDSDSEAPSEGPSEMNISTDTSRPASVSSDRASSLKRSPKGQTASGRALAISRYHGDSEDEDSRLERRKKAAMAKEERAQRRQMAKEEREKFIRVTRQKRVIDSESLEESSDSKKDKREEAVSPTKATKKQLKEQKILEKKREVRRRRSLNKRYFSDEFSSSLQGLKETVSQLEQEERENQENPSQPEIIPYQPFIPKEKLQCFHLVYRERREPQVKCHHLLNLGLSGEQQRKLSTRKRKERKDSKVAKFSFMQAKAAAAAGVSGEGKPTAADKHQIVAAAVVSGEGKPTAADKHQIVAAAVVSGEGKPTAADKHQVVAAAGVSSEGKPTAADKHQVVAAAGVSGEGKPTAADKHQVVAAAGVSGEGKPTAADKHQVVAAAGVSGEGKPTAADKHQVVEKQLLQKQSQPQQQEVEPKHQLKPEKLEQQEVQEQKQHQQDQEKQQEPVCVQQEISEETVKPNLPSKETPTEQLEATEKPLQTIEQTEEIIPTDVNEDQQSIEMQEKLAEIVEDVKIDEEVQPGVKFENVGEIIHVRVESENGDNVEMQEEQDEGQDGVKENEKADEGNHEITTQQEKPEGEPVITSPESSQGMKDEADARPTVDALDEAKPAKDICSRDDTKKDETNQIAATIEKLIEQAETQQEEVVPNTDSIPIQQVVEPAAVEDAKEPQEESTCDDNPPTPTQDEPAIYSASDSESEEQSDKGSSIPIYTVHSPKHLPLGSIFKLSQTSLQEAKPVGSKVGEVRVQSTESNVSGTDDTKNLSEASPKSGSEDSQGATESTQESHKPDSSETLTEEPSTSDISEPNQRESRYGTRPKRHAVSPRDSLDDDYHYYGQSKRRRYSQSPVSQEEPVKTGRSVTRRMSSDSGKSEGTTRETPDKPTRPSRQRHISPPHRYSPSDTRSSQRRASTSSPHPPAAPSASTKPSRRGSSPSSHEHFTRRSSSREEVKRGNRYSDMYYYNDRGARNQPSTRDRGRAAEAVSSRRSSRRSVDDRTGSQTKRRK